Part of the Periophthalmus magnuspinnatus isolate fPerMag1 chromosome 23, fPerMag1.2.pri, whole genome shotgun sequence genome, AAATACATGCAgttcatcattttgttttttgttttttatatagttgTGTCATAGCCCTCTGAGCTAAAGCTTACAATTTAGCCCGGCCTTCACCACACACCCACCTTTTTGTTTGAGTCTGAACCAAATAAACAACTGAGGGGAGGACAGCCATAATCACCAGAGACCTAAGAGTCACGGTCTGTGAAAGGAGAGGAGTCGTGTATGAGCTCATAGCCTCCTCCCTCCCATTGCTCACTACAGCAAGGAGGGACTAGtggtctggaaaaaaaacaatgtatccATATCTAAGAGCATGAAGAATATGTATTGAGTTGACCGGTAAGCTGGCAAGAAGGCCAGGACAGgtaaagtaaatatttatatGGCTCACACTTAAGACCTTCTGTCATTGTGAAAAGATCTGCTCACTGAAGGCGCCATGAAGTAAAACACATAATTCAGCCAGTGGGAGTTGTGGCGTTCAAAATGAATGCGTTCAACTGAAACCAATATTTTAAATTCACCTTGATGGACTCTGGAGACCACAGGAATGAAAGGAAACAATAACCCTGTCTCTAGTAGATCCACAGTGGTTCGTTCTCACCTGCTATCCCTTGCAGAAGTCCACAGACGTTGAAGATGCTCTTCTTCATGATGCTTTGGAAGCACATAGTGAAAACAGAGATGAATGCCACTGCACATAAGAGCAGGATTCCTGCTGCCAGGAAAATTGATGTAGCTTGCCAGAACCCGCTGGCTATCTCCCCAAAGTGTACAGCATATGGTCCACAAAGGATGCCCCTCTGCAGGTGAGGCAGTTTGATACAGCGGCCATAGATTCCAAGTGTGGGCCTGTATGCCTCTCCTGCAGTGGTAGCCCCATGGGGGCCAAAGACTGCATCTGGAGTGCGTGGATATCCAACCAACCAGTCTGTGCTCATGAAGGCAATGAGCTCCCCAAACGCAGCCACAATACTGAGCAGAGTCCACAACATGGAGCGGCAGGTGACAATGACATGGCACATGATGATGATGGGCGTCTGGTGCAGCTTTCAGACTCAGTAGCAGGAGAAAGGTGTGTGATCAACACTGAAAGAATTATTCAgactctttcttctcctcttgtgGAGATGGACTGCTCCTTTAACTCGCTGGTCCTTAGACTTTTCTGTCTAATTATTTTTGGTGTCTACATTGTACTCAAGGTGAGTTCCTTGAGCCAGCCCGCTGGCATCACATCAGACACacctaaaagagaaaaaacagaaacatacaAACAAGGTTAGTTTTTCTCTTACTCGGACAAGATGACccatcattttgtgtttttttgttttgtttttggtcttTGAATTGTGATAGGGAAATAGTGGAAAGAGCAGTGTGGACGAAGCTGTGGTTTCTTTATGGGAGGGTCTAATGAGTCAGGGAATGTGTTCGTTTGAAGTTAACTATTTCTGTTTGGACAGGTCTAAGTGTGAGGATTCtcaaacaaaacatgctttacCCCTGAAGACAGTAATGGCTTAACTGCCAAACAGAGTAAAAAAATGTGAGTTGAAAGTTAAAATATCAGTGAAAATGGGAAGTTGAGGCAGAAGCGGATGCAGTTGAAGATACAAAAACAAGCCTGGGGCCCCTCATCAACCAGCCCATACAGCTGACCTAGGGTCAGCCGTAAGCTGATAATCCATTGACTGTTCTGCTGTCATATGACCGTTGATAACCTCTGACATCAGCTGTGGTAAACTGCAGAGTCAGGAACTTCACACTGATTGAACAGTGGACACTATATCCTCCACTTAATTCCCAGACATCAAGctactttaaataaaaagtggCAAAAGTTTGAATTCTTTGATTTGTATGTATTGCACTCCATTTGATCCTGTTATTTAATCTGTGACTGCTATTTGACAAAGAGACAACAGCCTCAGCGGAGTCACAGTTGACACGTGTGCCGGCCTCATTGCTTTTTCCCACTTACTTGGCTCTTGATGTGCTCTTAGACTAAAGGCCACACTCCAGAACTCTGCCTTGTGGTCAGAGCTCAGTGAGAGGGCTTCAGCCTGTGAGTCTGTAAACTAGAAAACTACGCAAACCATCATCTCTGTCTTtcctttgacataaacattactttcctctcctttttccCCAGTTCTAATCAAGTGTAGAACTTGACTCTAATACCTGATTGTTTGTAGAACGGTGTGCGTTTTACAGTTTGAAACATGTTATAGATTAGGTCATAAGCACTGACACTGAGCTGATTTGGtcaaaatccattttgtgaatTACAAGGACATCAGCCTGTAAACACACTTCTGAGGTGCACAGCTCTTTGTGAAATGCTTCTCCACCCAGAGCCAATAAGCACTGAAATCTCCAGGGATGTTTAACAGTACAGGTTTGTAGGTCAGACATTTGTTGACCAGTTGCAAAGACTAATTTCTCACTGACAGGAAtatagttttgaaaatattGTTGTCTTAAAGGAATTCAGACCATCTGGAAAGGTATGTGAATGGTAAATGAACCACTTTGAAGAGCACGAcatttaacctttgacctcatgGGGGTCTTGAATGTTTTACTATCATGACTATTCTGTGCCTACCTTCATTTATCAAGCTCAAATGTGGGTCAGCTGTAATGGCACATGTCTGCACATGCCAGTCTCTATTAATGTGCACACACTGGTCACACACAGCTCAGACATCTGCACTCACCAGACACACACTTGGACTGAATTGTTTCTCAAGATAGATTCAACTCAACATGTGCCAAGTTAAATTTACAATGGCCTTTATACTATGTGAGTAACCAGAAGGAGATAGGGGATTATTTCAGGATCAGTTTACACACATACATCAGAGTGAGTCCCCATCACTAATCCCAACACTCCCCACAGTGTAACACATGCCGCCCCAAACCAGGTCTAGTGTCAGTGGTACAGCAGGGCTAGTGGAGACTAACCGTTTCCATGTAAATAACTGTCTTTAAATTAAAGTACAAGATTCTGACCAAACTGTGACTTTCGTCAACAGCTTTCCCTTATCAAATCAACAGCAGGAAGTGCCTTTCTACACAGCCACCGACAGGAAGCAATCT contains:
- the lhfpl2a gene encoding LHFPL tetraspan subfamily member 2a protein, with protein sequence MCHVIVTCRSMLWTLLSIVAAFGELIAFMSTDWLVGYPRTPDAVFGPHGATTAGEAYRPTLGIYGRCIKLPHLQRGILCGPYAVHFGEIASGFWQATSIFLAAGILLLCAVAFISVFTMCFQSIMKKSIFNVCGLLQGIAGLFLILGLMLYPAGWGSDKVQLYCGPDAAPYRAGLCSMGWAFYTAMGGTVLTFVCAVFSAQAEIATSSDKVQEEIEEGKSLICLL